AAGCGGGATACAGGCCAATAACAAATTTCGTTGACCTGCTCGAATAGtaggaatttgattttttttcgttaattATCCTCTTCCACTTTGTAtagttgcaaaaaaaaaatcgtagaaACCCTTGTGTTTAGTGCTAAAAGTTTTTAACTAGAGCCTTTTTGGGATCTGATAATACTCTGAATTTGTCTCGGAGAATTCTGGtttgtttcgaatttttcgGGTCGAAGAAATACATTTttagaaaaattgtaaatttcaataaaaagatcGATTTAATCCGGAATAGAGAAATTTGGATATAGATCCATGATTTGACGTATATCGAAAAGGAacaaatcgaatttttcaaacatgcaaaatcaatttttatatccttcggaaaatttttccaaaaaagttaTAAATGACATTGTTTTGGAAGTATCACgtaattgaatgttttcataGCATGTCACTTTGAAACTTTTAGATAAGATCAATTAGAAACACACTATTTGATTGTAACATAACTTTATGGAATCGTTTTTGAAAGATTCAATcgagaatttgtgaaaaaaattatatgaatacgaatttgaacatGCACGCAGAAGCTCCTCGCTTCACGTCtgtgttttcttatttttccattcattctattgtttttatggaaaataaattcgaaaattttgatttccactatcaatttattttagaaCACTTTGCTAGAGTGATTCGATTTTTCTAAATGAATTGAATACAATATATATGATAATTACTCACGTAAAATGGCAAATACTCCACATGTCAcccaaaataatttataataacccATGATTGCAACTTGATAGCACTCTTGAGACTAATCCCAGTCTGCAATTCGTGTTGGGATAGATACTAGCGTGGCAATTCCGAAGCAAattatatttgtttcataaCAAATCTTGGTCTCCTTCATCTTTTCCAAGGCTAATCCGAGTTCTTCATTTATCATTTAATAGTAAAAATTTCTCGTATAAGGATTAGTGACAGAACGGAAAGAATGGTGAATGAATTGATTGATGAATATTCATCCAACATGAAATAACCAATCaataaaatcatattttatttatactaaCTTCTTTTGTTGTAGATCATTGTTCAAAAACGGTTTAAGTTTGTCTTGACCGTGAATTCAACATCCttaatctaacctaacctaatctaTAACATCACGATGAATGTACAGAAATTATTCATCTTCTTATATCATTTTTATGAAGggggatgattggaaagttgtctTTGGTGTACCCAGTAACTGTACCCTCTCCATTATCAAAGATATACTGTTCCTCTTCTGAAGATTCATCTTGACCTGGTCTTGGCGGTTTAGGTCTTTTGCCTCTTTGTCCTGGTGGATCTCTTGGTCCTGGAGGATCTCTTTGACCTGGTGGACCTCTTGGTGGGCCTCTGCGTGGAGGTGGTCTGGGTGGGAAATCCTCGTCAGTATCATCTGGTGGTATGTGGAAATCTGAGTTTGGCCTGTATGGCCTTCTATTCCATCTGTTACCATTGTTGGGTCTAGGTCTGTAATCTTGACGGTTTGGGTAATTTTGCCCAGATCCAGGGTAAGTTTCAGGGCGGCGTCCATTGTTGTTGGGATATATTTGGCCGTTTTGAGGATAAATCTGCCATTGTTGATTATTCCCAGGAACCTGTCTTGGATCCACAACCTCAATTATCTGAATTTCTGGTTGTCTCCTGTTCGGAACATTCTGATATTGGTTATTTGGGTAATAGTTGCCCTGACCTGGATATCTTCCTGGTTGTTGAATGTATTGATTCTGATTTGGATAACCTCTTCGTCCTGGTTCATTAACCACAACGTCAACAACTGTTATTTCTGGGGTGATTTGTTTCTGTCGTATACTCTGAATATCAATTTGCTGAGGAGACCTTTTGAATAAACGATTGCTGACTGGATTCTCACTCCTTGCAACTGTAAATGAGaattttcattgttattttaATAAAGTGAATAAATAGTCAaatgaatataacaaaattttagatttCGGAGATAACTCAATACCTCTCACGTAAAAATATCGTTCATTTATCGTAAATTGTTCAAAACttccatttattcattttgagAATTATTTCTGTTAagtatcattttgatatttccaTTTCGATAACGCGATGAAATTATTGttcaaagatttattttgtCCTAGAATTCCTCGTCACTGAGTCTAACTTGATCATTTGAGTCCATTCtcgtcaaaaaattgaaaatttcgctGAACAAATGCACAATAATGGAAATTTCATAGTAGTTTTTCACATGAAGTCGTAAAATTGGAATCTATTAATAGTATGTTGATAGTAaatgagatttttcagattcaaCATCAACCTTAAcgtaaaattatgaaaatagaaTGTTATCTTCTTGAACAATTCCAATTATTAGCGATAAACACACTCAAATATAGTGAGTGAAAAATGTACAGTTAGAACAGTGGAAAACTCCAACAAATTTCCACATGTAGTAGACATTTTAGAGGAAGAAAGCAAAGATCCTGTTGTACAAGGAAGTGACTAATAATTTTGCAATTCTCGAATGATTTATCTTCTAGCCTTTAGACTGAAAGACCTTCAAAATGAACTCGACTTTCTATAAGGCAAGGATGACTCAAAATATAGTTGTTTTAATTCGACAACGTCATCGATACTAGCGAAAATGAATCGTTTTCCAcaaaaccaaaagaaaaattcacgaattcaataaCTACATACGACGTACGTACATAAAACAGATATCAATCAGTGAATTGAATATTGTGAATTCGGATTCGGTTTTATGATGTGTTTTTCCGAGAAAATGGATGGAAACCGAAACCTAATGATGCATATATTGCTAAAACCCTCAGGATGTAATGCGATAGTAATTACCTTGAAGGAAAATAAACACGAAGAGGACTGTTGTATAGGTACACATTTTCTTCACTAGGAACTGATTCACtaatagtttcattttatttgaagaTCCTCAAACTAAACCTGTTCTGATGTAGGTATTGTTCACAGTGCGAAACGGAATAACAAAGTATTGTTTCCATTAAAACGTAGAGATGATTTCCGTTAAGAATTTATTGTTCGATcgtataataaaattgtaatcTTTTAATTGGGAAGTTTCAATTACAGGAACCCAGAAAGTGGGGATAGCAAATTGGTACGTATATAAACAAACGATTAATTATCTATCGAGATGAACTACTTAATTATTTATGAAATGATTGTACATACTTGGAACACATTAATTGCTCGAATTcgtaaatattttgtattggATGAA
Above is a window of Harmonia axyridis chromosome X, icHarAxyr1.1, whole genome shotgun sequence DNA encoding:
- the LOC123686514 gene encoding acidic proline-rich protein PRP25-like, with translation MKLLVNQFLVKKMCTYTTVLFVFIFLQVARSENPVSNRLFKRSPQQIDIQSIRQKQITPEITVVDVVVNEPGRRGYPNQNQYIQQPGRYPGQGNYYPNNQYQNVPNRRQPEIQIIEVVDPRQVPGNNQQWQIYPQNGQIYPNNNGRRPETYPGSGQNYPNRQDYRPRPNNGNRWNRRPYRPNSDFHIPPDDTDEDFPPRPPPRRGPPRGPPGQRDPPGPRDPPGQRGKRPKPPRPGQDESSEEEQYIFDNGEGTVTGYTKDNFPIIPLHKNDIRR